Proteins encoded together in one Triticum dicoccoides isolate Atlit2015 ecotype Zavitan chromosome 7B, WEW_v2.0, whole genome shotgun sequence window:
- the LOC119341657 gene encoding protein DETOXIFICATION 52-like, with the protein MCTTTPAPSAPAVAVSGGKGLHHVYVTLAQSADIHGHGGEASGAHCHPQLKCHGVDGHAVLLTVTGGETFQEAAALCRLACPIALTALLLYSRTALSMLFLGSLGDLQLAAGSLAVAFANITGYSVLSGLSLGMDPLCSQAFGANQPTLLGLTLYRSVLFLLCCSLPLSALWLNMSKILLFLGQDREITELAQQYLLFSLPDLFTFSLIHPLRVYLRSQGVTQPLTTAAGAAVLFHVLANYVLVGRLGLGAEGVAAAASASNFVLLGVLLAYVSRRDTALREAWGPTAEWLAGWGPLARLAAPSCASVCLEWWWYEVMILLCGLLPEPKPAVASMGVLMQTTALVYVFPSSLGLDVSTRVGNELGANRPGRARSSARVAMVGAAVMGLLAMSFAAGTRHAWGRLFTADADILRLTAAALPVVGLCELGNCPQTVGCGVLRGSARPSRAAHVNLGAFYLVGMPVAVVLAFWFGVGFVGLWVGLLAAQVCCAGLMLCAVGSTDWEAQARRAQVLTSSSSPDVEMSDAGKGGGHASAAAAAAGGAGPEKGEHDEDRADRRRYEPLISNERAEPGSVQVL; encoded by the coding sequence ATGTGCACCACCACCCCTGCGCCGTCGGCGCCAGCCGTGGCAGTCTCCGGCGGCAAGGGCCTCCATCACGTCTATGTGACGCTAGCCCAGAGCGCAGACATTCACGGGCACGGGGGCGAGGCGTCCGGCGCTCATTGTCACCCCCAGCTCAAGTGCCACGGGGTTGACGGCCACGCCGTGCTCCTGACGGTGACTGGTGGCGAGACTTTCCAGGAGGCGGCGGCACTGTGCCGGCTGGCGTGCCCGATCGCGCTGAcagcgctgctgctctactctcgCACCGCGCTGTCCATGCTCTTCCTCGGCTCCCTCGGCGACCTCCAGCTAGCGGCGGGTTCgctcgccgtcgccttcgccaaCATCACCGGCTACTCAGTGCTCTCCGGGCTCTCCCTCGGAATGGACCCGCTTTGCTCTCAGGCGTTTGGCGCCAACCAGCCGACGCTCCTGGGCCTCACCCTCTACCGCTCTGTTCTCTTCTTGCTCTGCTGCTCGCTGCCGCTCTCTGCGCTGTGGCTCAACATGTCAAAGATCCTCCTCTTCCTCGGCCAGGACCGCGAGATCACGGAGCTCGCGCAGCAGTACCTCCTATTCTCCCTCCCCGACCTCTTCACCTTCTCCCTGATCCACCCACTACGCGTCTACCTCCGGTCGCAAGGTGTCACGCAGCCGCTCACCACCGCCGCGGGCGCAGCCGTGCTGTTCCACGTGCTGGCCAACTACGTGCTGGTGGGGCGACTCGGGCTCGGCGCCGAGGGGGTTGCCGCCGCGGCCTCGGCTTCCAACTTCGTGCTACTCGGCGTGTTGCTGGCGTACGTCAGCCGGCGCGACACGGCGTTGCGGGAGGCATGGGGTCCCACGGCGGAGTGGCTCGCCGGATGGGGCCCGCTTGCGCGGCTGGCCGCTCCTAGCTGCGCGTCGGTGTGCCTGGAGTGGTGGTGGTACGAGGTGATGATCTTGCTGTGCGGGCTACTGCCGGAGCCAAAGCCGGCGGTGGCGTCCATGGGCGTGCTTATGCAGACGACGGCGCTTGTGTATGTCTTCCCGTCGTCCCTGGGTCTCGACGTGTCGACGCGGGTGGGAAACGAGCTGGGCGCGAATCGCCCAGGCCGCGCGCGCTCTTCCGCTCGGGTGGCCATGGTCGGCGCCGCCGTAATGGGACTCTTGGCCATGTCGTTCGCAGCGGGTACGCGCCACGCATGGGGTCGACTCTTCACCGCCGACGCCGACATCCTCCGCCTAACTGCAGCCGCGCTGCCGGTCGTAGGGCTGTGCGAGCTCGGAAATTGCCCACAGACCGTCGGCTGCGGCGTGCTCCGCGGCAGCGCCCGGCCGTCGCGAGCCGCGCACGTCAACCTCGGCGCTTTCTATCTTGTGGGCATGCCCGTCGCCGTCGTGCTTGCGTTCTGGTTCGGCGTGGGCTTCGTTGGGCTCTGGGTGGGGCTCCTCGCCGCCCAGGTGTGCTGCGCCGGGCTCATGCTGTGCGCCGTGGGATCCACCGACTGGGAGGCGCAGGCTCGGCGGGCTCAGGTGCTGACATCGTCGTCCTCTCCAGACGTGGAGATGTCCGACGCTGGGAAGGGCGGGGGCcacgcgtcggcggcggcggccgcggcaggGGGAGCCGGGCCCGAGAAAGGGGAGCACGATGAGGACAGGGCGGACAGGAGGCGCTACGAGCCATTGATCTCGAATGAGAGGGCCGAGCCCGGGTCAGTGCAGGTGCTTTGA